From one Amaranthus tricolor cultivar Red isolate AtriRed21 chromosome 17, ASM2621246v1, whole genome shotgun sequence genomic stretch:
- the LOC130804863 gene encoding kinesin-like protein KIN-14J isoform X1 — MDLQTQKHLGENGMSIIDARACNGTKETESLYSVIKEDTIEWLNGQLPDLNVPADSSLEDLRVYLQDGTALCQLLNRFRPGAVEMVGCSEPYQANIERFLSTLDKMGLPGFQNSDLEQGSMIKVLECLQGLKSNFSCNDDGETTRNHVRRKWYVPDMEGLDGSDNLRVDSYNSARVGPEKRRNSWDSKFQTVLRSTNLSGNLGPDVKVSELVKWNNLDKASMQLLFSMVNRVLDESLERKGGDVPHRVACLLKKLVREIERRASIQADKIKTQNNLCKVREGKYQSKVRALETLAVGAAEENEVAVKHLQQIKMENTKLEERKKHGDQDVVRLMKDRDERDVEIRALKQELEVVKMSYEKNCSQLEAEVKETRAKLQEKIVDLESHLQVSKKKVNELEETFEHEIQKFKNRELRYTCFVDSQFSVLKGLRKDLDSVKREHMKAQNCYPLEFQFLGTKLKELVDAAENYHMVLAENRKLYNEVQDLKGNIRVYCRIRPFLPGQNEKQTTIEYIGENGELVVVNPVKPGKDSRRLFKFNKVFAPTASQEEVFIDTQPLIRSVLDGYNVCIFAYGQTGSGKTYTMTGPDMTSKKDWGVNYRALHDLFQISQNRRSSIMYEVGVQMVEIYNEQVRDLLTCDGSQKRLGIWSTTQPNGLAVPDASMHPVKSTNDVLELMNIGFMNRAVGATALNERSSRSHSILTVHVRGTELKNNSVMRGCLHLVDLAGSERVDRSEATGDRLKEAQHINRSLSALGDVIFALAQKNSHVPYRNSKLTQVLQSSLGGQAKTLMFVQLNPDVESYSETTSTLKFAERVSGVELGAARSNKEGKDVRELMEQVTALKATIARKDEDIERLRLRKANSNNAKRDASSQRLGGSPGRHSFSTTRSSHRVSGQANKPASDQDYCSEQSDRHSEAGSQHSVEELKHQHEILRYPEPPVSNAAHNFNDDIDLLGFGDADSEERLSDISDSGLSMGTETDGSICSIVEYTLFPEVPKPAENVEKSAVPNKLLKPPQKQQIGSSRSAVSKTSSKVVTSSKKPVSSNSSLLKPKVRPPKRWT; from the exons ATGGATTTGCAAACACAAAAACACTTGGGGGAGAATGGGATGTCAATTATTGATGCCAGAGCATGCAATGGAACTAAAGAAACTGAAAGTCTCTATAGTGTGATTAAGG AAGATACTATAGAGTGGTTGAATGGGCAACTCCCTGATTTGAATGTCCCAGCAGATTCTTCCCTTGAGGACTTAAGAGTTTACTTGCAAGATGGAACTGCTTTATGTCAATTATTGAATAGATTTAGACCTGGAGCAGTTGAAATG GTTGGCTGTTCAGAGCCTTATCAAGCAAATATAGAAAGGTTTTTGTCAACTTTGGATAAAATGGGCTTGCCTGGGTTTCAAAATTCCGATTTAGAACAG GGATCTATGATCAAGGTATTAGAGTGCCTTCAGGGGCTTAAGAGTAATTTCAGCTGCAACGACGACGGGGAAACAACACGCAACCATGTGAGAAGAAAATGGTATGTGCCAGATATGGAAGGTTTGGATGGTTCTGATAATCTCCGGGTAGATTCTTACAATTCTGCAAGGGTTGGACCAGAAAAACGCAGAAATTCATGGGATTCAAAATTTCAAACTGTCCTCCGGAGTACTAATTTATCAG GTAATCTTGGTCCTGATGTCAAGGTCTCTGAATTGGTAAAGTGGAACAACTTAGAT AAAGCTTCTATGCAATTGCTGTTTAGCATGGTGAACAGGGTCTTGGATGAAAGTTTAGAAAGGAAGGGCGGAGATGTCCCTCAT CGCGTAGCATGCCTTTTAAAAAAACTTGTTAGAGAGATTGAGCGTCGGGCATCTATTCAAGCagataaaataaaaact CAAAACAATCTTTGCAAAGTTCGTGAAGGCAAGTATCAATCAAAAGTGAGAGCCCTCGAAACACTAGCTGTTGGAGCTGCTGAAGAAAATGAG GTTGCTGTAAAGCATCTTCAGCAGATAAAG ATGGAGAATACAAAATTAGAAGAGAGGAAAAAACATGGTGATCAAGATGTGGTTAGATTGATGAAAGACAGGGATGAGCGTGACGTGGAGATTAGAGCACTCAAACAAGAGCTAGAGGTGGTTAAAATGTCGTATGAGAAAAACTGCTCACAACTGGAAGCTGAAGTAAAGGAAACTAGAGCGAAGTTGCAGGAAAAGATTGTGGACCTTGAGTCTCATCTACAAGTTTCGAAGAAAAAAGTGAATGAACTGGAGGAAACATTTGAACatgaaattcaaaaatttaagaATAGAGAGCTACGTTACACTTGCTTTGTAGATTCCCAATTTAGTGTTCTTAAG GGGTTAAGAAAGGATCTTGATTCTGTAAAGAGAGAGCATATGAAGGCACAAAACTGCTATCCTCTTGAATTTCAATTTCTAG GCACAAAACTCAAGGAACTTGTTGACGCCGCAGAGAATTACCACATGGTTCTTGCAgagaatagaaaattatataatgaGGTTCAAGATTTGAAAG GAAATATTAGAGTATATTGCCGAATAAGGCCCTTTCTTCCTGGGCAGAACGAGAAGCAGACAACCATAGAATACATTGGTGAGAATGGAGAACTTGTCGTTGTCAATCCCGTAAAACCAGGAAAAGACAGCCGCCGATTATTCAAGTTCAACAAGGTCTTTGCTCCAACAGCGAGTCAAG AGGAGGTATTTATAGACACTCAACCGTTAATTCGATCTGTGCTTGATGGGTATAATGTATGCATCTTTGCCTATGGCCAAACTGGTTCAGGCAAGACATATACTATG ACTGGACCTGATATGACGTCAAAGAAGGACTGGGGAGTGAACTATAGAGCTTTGCATGATCTTTTCCAGATTTCACAGAATCGGAGAAGCTCCATTATGTACGAAGTTGGTGTTCAGATGGTTGAGATCTACAATGAACAAGTGCGAGATTTGCTTACATGTGACGGTTCACAAAAAAG ACTTGGGATTTGGAGCACTACTCAACCTAATGGATTGGCAGTCCCAGATGCGAGTATGCACCCTGTTAAGTCGACAAATGACGTGCTTGAGTTGATGAACATTGGATTCATGAACAGAGCTGTAGGTGCCACGGCGCTGAATGAGAGGAGTAGTAGATCTCACAG TATCCTTACTGTCCATGTCCGCGGAACGGAGTTGAAGAATAATTCTGTTATGCGTGGTTGTCTTCACCTGGTAGATCTAGCAGGAAGTGAAAGAGTTGATCGCTCTGAAGCAACTGGAGATAGATTGAAGGAGGCCCAACATATCAACAGATCGCTGTCCGCTCTTGGAGATGTAATATTTGCTTTAGCTCAGAAGAATTCCCATGTTCCTTATAGAAATAGTAAACTTACTCAAGTTCTCCAAAGTTCACTAG GTGGGCAAGCAAAAACTTTAATGTTTGTGCAGCTTAACCCTGATGTGGAATCTTACTCTGAAACTACCAGCACTCTAAAATTTGCGGAAAGGGTCTCTGGAGTAGAATTGGGGGCAGCACGTAGTAACAAAGAGGGAAAAGATGTTAGGGAACTAATGGAGCAG GTAACAGCTCTGAAAGCTACCATTGCGAGGAAAGATGAAGATATTGAGCGTTTGCGTCTTCGCAAGGCTAATTCCAACAATGCGAAACGTGATGCGAGCTCTCAAAGGCTTGGGGGATCGCCTGGGAGACATTCCTTTAGCACAACTCGATCGTCACACAGAGTGTCTGGGCAGGCTAATAAACCAGCTTCTGATCAAGATTATTGCTCAGAACAAAGTGATAGACATTCTGAAGCCGGTTCACAGCATTCAGTTGAAGAACTGAAGCATCAGCATGAAATACTGAGGTATCCGGAACCACCAGTATCGAATGCGGCTCATAATTTTAATGATGATATAGATCTCTTGGGATTTGGAGATGCGGATTCTGAAGAGAGATTAAGTGATATTTCTGATAGTGGCCTTTCAATGGGGACTGAAACCGATGGTTCCATTTGCAGCATCGTGGAGTACACACTTTTTCCGGAAGTTCCAAAACCAGCAGAAAACGTGGAAAA GTCAGCTGTACCAAATAAACTTCTAAAACCTCCACAAAAACAACAGATTGGGTCTTCTCGGTCAGCAGTCAGCAAGACTTCCTCTAAAGTTGTAACAA GCAGTAAAAAACCAGTATCTAGTAACTCGTCATTGTTGAAGCCCAAAGTTCGGCCTCCCAAACGTTGGACCTGA
- the LOC130804863 gene encoding kinesin-like protein KIN-14J isoform X2: MDLQTQKHLGENGMSIIDARACNGTKETESLYSVIKDTIEWLNGQLPDLNVPADSSLEDLRVYLQDGTALCQLLNRFRPGAVEMVGCSEPYQANIERFLSTLDKMGLPGFQNSDLEQGSMIKVLECLQGLKSNFSCNDDGETTRNHVRRKWYVPDMEGLDGSDNLRVDSYNSARVGPEKRRNSWDSKFQTVLRSTNLSGNLGPDVKVSELVKWNNLDKASMQLLFSMVNRVLDESLERKGGDVPHRVACLLKKLVREIERRASIQADKIKTQNNLCKVREGKYQSKVRALETLAVGAAEENEVAVKHLQQIKMENTKLEERKKHGDQDVVRLMKDRDERDVEIRALKQELEVVKMSYEKNCSQLEAEVKETRAKLQEKIVDLESHLQVSKKKVNELEETFEHEIQKFKNRELRYTCFVDSQFSVLKGLRKDLDSVKREHMKAQNCYPLEFQFLGTKLKELVDAAENYHMVLAENRKLYNEVQDLKGNIRVYCRIRPFLPGQNEKQTTIEYIGENGELVVVNPVKPGKDSRRLFKFNKVFAPTASQEEVFIDTQPLIRSVLDGYNVCIFAYGQTGSGKTYTMTGPDMTSKKDWGVNYRALHDLFQISQNRRSSIMYEVGVQMVEIYNEQVRDLLTCDGSQKRLGIWSTTQPNGLAVPDASMHPVKSTNDVLELMNIGFMNRAVGATALNERSSRSHSILTVHVRGTELKNNSVMRGCLHLVDLAGSERVDRSEATGDRLKEAQHINRSLSALGDVIFALAQKNSHVPYRNSKLTQVLQSSLGGQAKTLMFVQLNPDVESYSETTSTLKFAERVSGVELGAARSNKEGKDVRELMEQVTALKATIARKDEDIERLRLRKANSNNAKRDASSQRLGGSPGRHSFSTTRSSHRVSGQANKPASDQDYCSEQSDRHSEAGSQHSVEELKHQHEILRYPEPPVSNAAHNFNDDIDLLGFGDADSEERLSDISDSGLSMGTETDGSICSIVEYTLFPEVPKPAENVEKSAVPNKLLKPPQKQQIGSSRSAVSKTSSKVVTSSKKPVSSNSSLLKPKVRPPKRWT; the protein is encoded by the exons ATGGATTTGCAAACACAAAAACACTTGGGGGAGAATGGGATGTCAATTATTGATGCCAGAGCATGCAATGGAACTAAAGAAACTGAAAGTCTCTATAGTGTGATTAAGG ATACTATAGAGTGGTTGAATGGGCAACTCCCTGATTTGAATGTCCCAGCAGATTCTTCCCTTGAGGACTTAAGAGTTTACTTGCAAGATGGAACTGCTTTATGTCAATTATTGAATAGATTTAGACCTGGAGCAGTTGAAATG GTTGGCTGTTCAGAGCCTTATCAAGCAAATATAGAAAGGTTTTTGTCAACTTTGGATAAAATGGGCTTGCCTGGGTTTCAAAATTCCGATTTAGAACAG GGATCTATGATCAAGGTATTAGAGTGCCTTCAGGGGCTTAAGAGTAATTTCAGCTGCAACGACGACGGGGAAACAACACGCAACCATGTGAGAAGAAAATGGTATGTGCCAGATATGGAAGGTTTGGATGGTTCTGATAATCTCCGGGTAGATTCTTACAATTCTGCAAGGGTTGGACCAGAAAAACGCAGAAATTCATGGGATTCAAAATTTCAAACTGTCCTCCGGAGTACTAATTTATCAG GTAATCTTGGTCCTGATGTCAAGGTCTCTGAATTGGTAAAGTGGAACAACTTAGAT AAAGCTTCTATGCAATTGCTGTTTAGCATGGTGAACAGGGTCTTGGATGAAAGTTTAGAAAGGAAGGGCGGAGATGTCCCTCAT CGCGTAGCATGCCTTTTAAAAAAACTTGTTAGAGAGATTGAGCGTCGGGCATCTATTCAAGCagataaaataaaaact CAAAACAATCTTTGCAAAGTTCGTGAAGGCAAGTATCAATCAAAAGTGAGAGCCCTCGAAACACTAGCTGTTGGAGCTGCTGAAGAAAATGAG GTTGCTGTAAAGCATCTTCAGCAGATAAAG ATGGAGAATACAAAATTAGAAGAGAGGAAAAAACATGGTGATCAAGATGTGGTTAGATTGATGAAAGACAGGGATGAGCGTGACGTGGAGATTAGAGCACTCAAACAAGAGCTAGAGGTGGTTAAAATGTCGTATGAGAAAAACTGCTCACAACTGGAAGCTGAAGTAAAGGAAACTAGAGCGAAGTTGCAGGAAAAGATTGTGGACCTTGAGTCTCATCTACAAGTTTCGAAGAAAAAAGTGAATGAACTGGAGGAAACATTTGAACatgaaattcaaaaatttaagaATAGAGAGCTACGTTACACTTGCTTTGTAGATTCCCAATTTAGTGTTCTTAAG GGGTTAAGAAAGGATCTTGATTCTGTAAAGAGAGAGCATATGAAGGCACAAAACTGCTATCCTCTTGAATTTCAATTTCTAG GCACAAAACTCAAGGAACTTGTTGACGCCGCAGAGAATTACCACATGGTTCTTGCAgagaatagaaaattatataatgaGGTTCAAGATTTGAAAG GAAATATTAGAGTATATTGCCGAATAAGGCCCTTTCTTCCTGGGCAGAACGAGAAGCAGACAACCATAGAATACATTGGTGAGAATGGAGAACTTGTCGTTGTCAATCCCGTAAAACCAGGAAAAGACAGCCGCCGATTATTCAAGTTCAACAAGGTCTTTGCTCCAACAGCGAGTCAAG AGGAGGTATTTATAGACACTCAACCGTTAATTCGATCTGTGCTTGATGGGTATAATGTATGCATCTTTGCCTATGGCCAAACTGGTTCAGGCAAGACATATACTATG ACTGGACCTGATATGACGTCAAAGAAGGACTGGGGAGTGAACTATAGAGCTTTGCATGATCTTTTCCAGATTTCACAGAATCGGAGAAGCTCCATTATGTACGAAGTTGGTGTTCAGATGGTTGAGATCTACAATGAACAAGTGCGAGATTTGCTTACATGTGACGGTTCACAAAAAAG ACTTGGGATTTGGAGCACTACTCAACCTAATGGATTGGCAGTCCCAGATGCGAGTATGCACCCTGTTAAGTCGACAAATGACGTGCTTGAGTTGATGAACATTGGATTCATGAACAGAGCTGTAGGTGCCACGGCGCTGAATGAGAGGAGTAGTAGATCTCACAG TATCCTTACTGTCCATGTCCGCGGAACGGAGTTGAAGAATAATTCTGTTATGCGTGGTTGTCTTCACCTGGTAGATCTAGCAGGAAGTGAAAGAGTTGATCGCTCTGAAGCAACTGGAGATAGATTGAAGGAGGCCCAACATATCAACAGATCGCTGTCCGCTCTTGGAGATGTAATATTTGCTTTAGCTCAGAAGAATTCCCATGTTCCTTATAGAAATAGTAAACTTACTCAAGTTCTCCAAAGTTCACTAG GTGGGCAAGCAAAAACTTTAATGTTTGTGCAGCTTAACCCTGATGTGGAATCTTACTCTGAAACTACCAGCACTCTAAAATTTGCGGAAAGGGTCTCTGGAGTAGAATTGGGGGCAGCACGTAGTAACAAAGAGGGAAAAGATGTTAGGGAACTAATGGAGCAG GTAACAGCTCTGAAAGCTACCATTGCGAGGAAAGATGAAGATATTGAGCGTTTGCGTCTTCGCAAGGCTAATTCCAACAATGCGAAACGTGATGCGAGCTCTCAAAGGCTTGGGGGATCGCCTGGGAGACATTCCTTTAGCACAACTCGATCGTCACACAGAGTGTCTGGGCAGGCTAATAAACCAGCTTCTGATCAAGATTATTGCTCAGAACAAAGTGATAGACATTCTGAAGCCGGTTCACAGCATTCAGTTGAAGAACTGAAGCATCAGCATGAAATACTGAGGTATCCGGAACCACCAGTATCGAATGCGGCTCATAATTTTAATGATGATATAGATCTCTTGGGATTTGGAGATGCGGATTCTGAAGAGAGATTAAGTGATATTTCTGATAGTGGCCTTTCAATGGGGACTGAAACCGATGGTTCCATTTGCAGCATCGTGGAGTACACACTTTTTCCGGAAGTTCCAAAACCAGCAGAAAACGTGGAAAA GTCAGCTGTACCAAATAAACTTCTAAAACCTCCACAAAAACAACAGATTGGGTCTTCTCGGTCAGCAGTCAGCAAGACTTCCTCTAAAGTTGTAACAA GCAGTAAAAAACCAGTATCTAGTAACTCGTCATTGTTGAAGCCCAAAGTTCGGCCTCCCAAACGTTGGACCTGA